The Lactuca sativa cultivar Salinas chromosome 2, Lsat_Salinas_v11, whole genome shotgun sequence genome includes the window TTaaagttttaaacttattaatgCAGTCCAACGATTTCCACGTTTAATAACATATTCGGATATTTTATCtctttttgtaatatgttgaaCATAAGGGAAACTTCTATTTGGAAAATACAACTTCAtagctttcagaaaggtttttacaaaacattttccatatcaactctaataaactataatgggtatagtttgggataacccTCTAGGCAGTCTCTACTTAATCAgatttcataaatgaatatatataaactatggcagatttagtttatgttatatgttttctcaGAAGTATAAAGTACATTTATTCAAGGATAATTACTGTTTTATACTGATTTCTCGCTAGTAAACTAGATTATACATAattgtgaggcgctacttcaataCTGTACCCTTAGGCGTATAGTgataaatccttttagtataatcagagtctcctggagggagagcgtgagatttgtgaatagatctattcgggactgacaatcccacaccagaACTACTAgttacagttaggcgggcacgcctgtggtgaacaaatgtcatttagcttaacgcctgaagaacgttataaaggtctctcggtcatatcaagtatggttatacgactcgcaaataagtataaactaattttgtttacaaactctactcttcatttgttttattttgagtaataaaactacttatatatatatatatagatatagatatatacaGATAGTATTCAGGGATTTCTAAACTGGCATATTTACCTCTAGGGCGGATAACATGTTTCCAAAAACTGATGGTTTATTTTCTACTAATAGACTCTCTTTCAATACTACccttcataagaaaatataggattttcttgaggaacacttttcaaaagaatcAAATAACATTTTTCTCTAAAACtaaatgtttatgaactcaccagctttatgctgatattttaatactgcttgtattctcaggaaattagtagacaggtacaatcAAGAGTGTGCAGAAGTCGGAGCGTTAGAGTCACGTCCTTACTATTTTACTTTTGATATGAACaaaactatgtattaaacaatgtaaatccttttcatatatgtattcaatgtctggttgtgtttactatgtttgctatgatacaattgttttgatactacgcatgacgtcctccaccccgggaCGATTCCACCAtcacggtttcggggtgtgacagaagtgtAACGACTAGAAATTGTTGCTTCTTAAGCCAACGATTAACATAAAAAGTAAAGGTTACTGGTGAATTATTATAAAAAGAAAGttgtagttcttctgggaagattctgtggatataaagttcgtcaaaTTATAATTTGTGTGAGAAAGTTATGGCCGTTCATAAAGTAAGCTGCTATTCGAGAGAAAGTCAGAAAATCGAAAAACCGCAAAGCGCCTTTTAAACGCCTTTTTCGCGTCTGACACATCATCATGTCATTCCAGCAATGGTAAACGTGTGATCCGAAGAAAGCCGGTTAACCGGTCAGAATGCAAGAAATTAAAATTATTATGACTTTAATGTAATAGAAAAAAATAtggtgtcaaaattgaaaaaaaaaataaaaaataaaaagctaATAACTTTGTGTCATTTTCCTAATATTTATTGGTATTTTTTCTgactttttattattaatattctTTTACCTAGAGAAGGGCAATAAATACAACATATAATCATCGTGAAAATAAAAGTGGTATAAAATATTAGTTTTTAGGGTTTCGGCTCTAAGGGTAGCGATATCTCATTGCTTGCTTTCTCGATTTCACAGCACAAGATCATCAAAGACTCTCGATGtcttattttaatgtatttatcTCTCTATTCTGTGCTGCTTTTCATTGTTTCAGTTCTTAGTTAAAACCTAATCCTGCTTGATTCCattaagtcttttttttttttttaaaatacccaGAGTAAATTCCCGATTAACAGCCATGGCGGATTGTGTttctttctgtttttaagagtatCCATGGCAGCTTGCTCAAACCTTTATTTTCTATATTCTTCAATTTATTAACATATGACACTGGCTTTAAGCACATCATTCACATCAATGGTTGATAGTTTCACAATAGCAGTATGCTATTTTCCATAGGGCTAACTTCTTTCTGATGATTCTGTCCATAGGGCTAACTTCTTTCTGATGATTCTGCAGAGTTTCCATTATGGGGAAGAAGTTAGAGTGATAGGAGGAGAATATGAGGGGGCAGAAGGAATTTTTCTAAAACCTATGTTTGAAATTTGGACAGAGGAGAGAAAAGTAAGTGTCCCTATCAGAATACAATCTTGATCTCCTTCATTTTCTACAATTAGGAGAAGAAAACAACATTTTAAAAACCTGTGAATCATTGCAGATAATCATTGTGGAACCGCACTTTGTGGATGGTTACGACAACACACCCATGACACCTCCTATAAGCGAGACCACCACTCTTACTCGGTCTCCACCTCTTGCGTCTTCCATGAGCACAACTGGGGAAAATGTAAGTGTAAATCATTAAACcaagtacatttttcctttttaagGCATCAAAATGTGTAAATAAAACTCTAAAATAACATTCATGAATAAAATTATATTAGAAGTAAAATACTTACACGGTAGTATTTGCCTGAAGCTCTTCAAATTAGGCAAGAAGAACTACAAACGAAAAGCGAATTAAAACCTGAAAATGCTCATATCTTTACATTTACACCAATTGCAAAAATCGAAATCTCTGATTACATAAAtttgaaagtatgatgctatagataacaaccgatgaaaatacatttctattTCTTGCTGAAATTGATAGTTTTATGAAAGATGATGTTGTAATAGTAAAATATTAAGATTGTGATACTATAATAAAAAAACCAATTAAAGTATTTggctatttcttttttttttttttggcatatCTAGTAAGTAAATAAAGGTCGCTAAAAACGACCAATAAAGATtctttaaaatataaacatggtACTAATTTTAAGTGATACCATTTACGCACGACTTTAAATCCTCTACACTTGTCCAAATTGCAAAGCTTGGGGGCACTTGTGAGAATCATCCCACTTAGTTCCTGGATTACCTAAttagggtgagcatttggaccggatcGAACTGATTTTGCAGAAATTGGTGGACCTTCGACTGAACCTGTTGAGAATTAAGGCCTACCAGGTGGTCTAAGTCCGGTTTCCGGTCTTGGACGTAAAGGTGAGCATTAGGGTCGGATTGAACCGGATCGGGTCTAATCTTGGACCAGACCTATTTTGCAAAAAATTGTGGAGCTTGGACGGGACATGTTGAGGCTTACAAGGTCCGGTTCCCGGTCCGGGGTCCAAGTGCTTGCCCCTAAGGTCAACGAGTGTGAAtaagttttttgaaaaataagaaGAGAAATAAAAAAGAGTGAAATACATTGATTAGAGAAATGAGAATTTGTTAAATAAGTTTAATCTTGCATACATTACTTCTTTCTTTCTTGTTAGAAATGCTTGACTTTTCCATGTTAGCTTATTAA containing:
- the LOC111913009 gene encoding uncharacterized protein LOC111913009 isoform X2, which gives rise to MSYFNSFHYGEEVRVIGGEYEGAEGIFLKPMFEIWTEERKIIIVEPHFVDGYDNTPMTPPISETTTLTRSPPLASSMSTTGENIVNVESHFLADKSRRRHKYGRCGKYVHLEKTFKNLAPQGSDLSKTSTSKRGCRKNRKSRGTRAVLGSM